From the Vidua chalybeata isolate OUT-0048 chromosome 28, bVidCha1 merged haplotype, whole genome shotgun sequence genome, one window contains:
- the STARD7 gene encoding stAR-related lipid transfer protein 7, mitochondrial, producing MAALGTGAFVWDGKRIEEEELRRSAQELQQLENPEEFPEQERGWEPVLERERFRLWRRPIPGSALFQYRVFGSYTDVTPRQFFNVQLDTEYRKQWDSLVLKLDVVERDPATGSEVIHWVTQFPYPMYSRDYVYVRRYSVDPERKLMVLVSRAVEHPGVPEQPEHVRVRSYESHMVIRPHRGFDENGFDYLLTYSDNPQTVFPRYCLSWMVSSGMPEFLEKLHSAALKAKKMELELRDYLSPAKGPEPCGAARLEYA from the exons ATGGCCGCGCTCGGTACCGGCGCCTTCGTGTGGGACGGGAAGCGCAtcgaggaggaggagctgcggCG GTCGgcgcaggagctgcagcagttgGAGAATCCCGAGGAATTCCCGGAGCAGGAGCGGGGCTGGGAGCCGGTGCTGGAGCGGGAGCGCTTCCGCCTCTGGCGCCGCCCCATCCCGGGATCGGCGCTCTTCCAGTACCGag TTTTCGGCTCCTACACCGACGTCACTCCCCGGCAATTCTTCAACGTCCAG CTGGACACGGAGTACCGCAAGCAGTGGGACTCGCTGGTGCTCAAGCTCGACGTCGTGGAGCGCGACCCGGCCACCGGATCCGAGGTGATCCACTGGGTCACCCAGTTCCCG TACCCGATGTACTCCCGGGATTACGTTTACGTGCGGCGCTACAGCGTCGACCCCGAGCGCAAGCTGATGGTGCTCGTGTCCCG GGCCGTGGAGCACCCCGGCGTCCCCGAGCAGCCGGAGCACGTCCGCGTGCGCAGCTACGAGTCGCACATGGTGATCCGGCCCCACCGCGGCTTCGACGAG AACGGCTTCGATTACCTGCTGACGTACAGCGACAACCCGCAGACCGTGTTCCCCCGCTACTGCCTCAGCTGGATGGTGTCCAGCG GGATGCCGGAattcctggagaagctgcactCGGCGGCGCTGAAGGCCAAGAAAATGGAGCTGGAGCTTCGGGATTACCTGAGCCCCGCCAAGGGCCCCGAGCCCTGCGGGGCCGCGCGCCTCGAGTACGCCTGA
- the LOC128800942 gene encoding uncharacterized protein LOC128800942 yields the protein MTMVIVITVIMIVVIAIVVALIPVTSIVVTSIPVTSIPVTSILVTSIQVTSIPVTSIPVTLIVVTSIPVTSIPVTSIPVTSIPVTSIPVSSIVVTSIPVTSIPVTLIPVTLIMVTSIPVTSIPVTSIPVTSIPVTSIPVTVIAVDRVDRAVGPAWGWGWWCGRVGWGNVGRSPRGRISPVDLWRSPRGRISPVDLWRSPRGRISPGGSLEISQGKDFSRWISGDLPGEGFLQVDLWRSPRGRISPGGSLEISQGKDFSRWISGDLPGEGFLRVDPRNSFNKGFLQLDPKNSSSRRRFGQILEVLPGEGLSRWIPGTPAGEDFSWWIPGDPPAKDWPGWTQEVLPGKDSLEQILGDPPGEDFSRWIPGALPVKDWSGWIPGVVPGKD from the coding sequence ATGACCATGGTCATCGTGATCACAGTCATCATGATTGTGGTCATCGCGATCGTGGTCGCCTTGATCCCGGTCACCTCGATCGTGGTCACCTCAATCCCGGTCACCTCGATCCCGGTCACCTCGATCCTGGTCACCTCGATCCAGGTCACCTCGATCCCGGTCACCTCGATCCCTGTCACCTTGATCGTGGTCACCTCGATCCCGGTCACCTCAATCCCGGTCACCTCGATCCCGGTCACCTCGATCCCGGTCACCTCGATCCCGGTCAGCTCGATCGTGGTCACCTCAATCCCGGTCACCTCGATCCCGGTCACCTTGATCCCTGTCACCTTGATCATGGTCACCTCGATCCCGGTCACCTCAATCCCGGTCACCTCGATCCCGGTCACCTCGATCCCGGTCACCTCGATCCCGGTCACCGTGATCGCGGTGGATCGAGTGGACAGAGCGGTCGGACCGGCgtgggggtgggggtggtggTGTGGGAGGGTTGGCTGGGGCAACGTTGGGAGATCTCCCAGGGGAAGGATTTCTCCAGTGGATCTCTGGAGATCTCCCAGGGGAAGGATTTCTCCAGTGGATCTCTGGAGATCTCCCAGGGGAAGGATTTCTCCAGGTGGATCTCTGGAGATCTCCCAGGGGAAGGATTTCTCCAGGTGGATCTCTGGAGATCTCCCAGGGGAAGGATTTCTCCAGGTGGATCTCTGGAGATCTCCCAGGGGAAGGATTTCTCCAGGTGGATCTCTGGAGATCTCCCAGGGGAAGGATTTCTCCAGGTGGATCTCTGGAGATCTTCCAGGGGAAGGATTTCTCCGGGTGGATCCCAGGAACTCTTTCAACAAAGGATTTCTCCAGCTGGATCCCAAGAACTCTTCCAGCAGAAGACGCTTTGGACAGATCCTGGAAGTTCTTCCAGGGGAGGGTTTGTCCAGGTGGATCCCAGGAACTCCTGCAGGGGAGGATTTCTCCTGGTGGATCCCAGGAGATCCTCCAGCAAAGGATTGGCCTGGATGGACACAGGAAGTTCTTCCAGGGAAGGACTCGTTGGAGCAGATCCTGGGAGATCCTCCAGGGGAGGATTTCTCCAGGTGGATCCCAGGAGCTCTTCCAGTCAAGGACTGGTCTGGATGGATCCCGGGAGTTGTCCCAGGGAAGGACTGA